The following proteins come from a genomic window of Methanobacterium bryantii:
- a CDS encoding DUF11 domain-containing protein, with amino-acid sequence MKLIKSVIPIIPIIMALFFIFSTMGAISADGEGNDTPIVLPIDPTTLFNGYLTVSVNPQVANVGDTVTITVTATNNGLVDWCPLKIYMPVPDGLQYMSFVVPDRNLQNYNPSTGIWDVYRMRCIERGQQKTAILTAKVLPAAAGKNIKATARFDTLVLEGYGIHMENRVAAARADTLTILSKNDTDNGNGNGNGNGRGNGTGNGTGNGTGNGNGNGTGSGTDLIDTLGNAELASAIGNLTSSEKNNLLQNLQTGGGGGSGNKKANEVNVTTPQAQDNTLAMYILAVLLIIGLLAAGYFYGIKREE; translated from the coding sequence ATGAAACTTATAAAATCAGTTATTCCAATAATTCCAATAATAATGGCATTATTTTTCATATTTTCAACAATGGGGGCTATATCTGCAGATGGCGAGGGTAATGATACTCCCATTGTGCTGCCGATAGATCCAACTACTCTATTTAATGGATATTTAACTGTTTCAGTTAATCCGCAGGTAGCAAATGTGGGTGATACAGTTACCATAACTGTAACTGCAACTAACAATGGGTTGGTAGATTGGTGCCCTCTGAAGATATACATGCCTGTACCTGATGGACTGCAGTACATGTCTTTTGTTGTACCGGATAGAAATCTGCAGAATTATAATCCAAGCACGGGAATATGGGATGTATACAGGATGAGGTGTATTGAAAGGGGCCAGCAAAAAACTGCAATTTTAACAGCCAAAGTGCTTCCTGCAGCGGCAGGTAAAAATATAAAAGCCACGGCACGGTTTGACACACTTGTACTGGAGGGCTACGGTATCCATATGGAAAATAGAGTAGCTGCTGCAAGGGCTGATACTCTAACCATTCTCAGCAAGAATGATACTGATAATGGTAATGGAAACGGTAATGGAAACGGCAGGGGTAACGGTACAGGTAACGGAACCGGCAACGGCACGGGCAATGGAAATGGTAATGGAACAGGCAGTGGCACTGATCTTATCGATACTCTGGGCAACGCTGAACTTGCCAGTGCTATAGGTAATTTGACTTCATCAGAGAAAAATAATCTCCTGCAAAATCTACAGACTGGCGGCGGCGGGGGCAGTGGGAATAAAAAAGCAAATGAGGTTAATGTAACTACTCCTCAAGCTCAAGACAATACTCTGGCAATGTATATCCTGGCAGTACTGTTGATAATCGGCCTGCTGGCTGCAGGTTACTTCTATGGAATCAAGAGGGAAGAGTGA
- a CDS encoding ABC transporter substrate-binding protein gives MTIYVGIDDTGNSESVGTGKFARIIAGEISKKYPVYGVTRHQFYVHPDINFSLHNFGAVIHVDTEEEYVDNIFESVKEVMQDNFNNGSNPGLAVAHESCISPAVVAYGKDAKETVIISKRAWNLALNSNIQLESIGGNGSGVIGAVAGLGLAYAGNDGRFLQIGRIRKLKGPQPVEKLIGAGIDGIFTPDGRPITKGIIFNEGDKPVKPCPVNGEVILFVYEENGIFKAVTRD, from the coding sequence ATGACAATTTATGTAGGCATCGACGACACCGGAAACTCTGAATCTGTGGGCACAGGCAAATTTGCACGTATAATTGCAGGCGAAATTTCAAAAAAATATCCTGTTTACGGCGTTACACGGCACCAGTTTTACGTGCATCCCGACATCAATTTTTCTTTGCATAACTTTGGTGCTGTTATTCATGTAGATACTGAAGAAGAGTATGTTGACAATATTTTTGAATCGGTTAAAGAAGTGATGCAGGATAATTTTAATAATGGCAGCAATCCGGGGCTTGCTGTAGCTCATGAAAGTTGTATCTCACCAGCGGTTGTTGCTTATGGTAAAGATGCTAAGGAAACAGTTATTATCTCCAAAAGGGCCTGGAATCTTGCATTAAATTCTAACATTCAACTGGAAAGCATTGGCGGAAATGGAAGTGGTGTAATTGGAGCTGTGGCAGGACTAGGGCTAGCATATGCTGGAAATGATGGTAGGTTTTTACAAATAGGAAGAATTAGGAAACTTAAGGGACCGCAGCCAGTTGAAAAGCTTATTGGGGCAGGTATTGATGGAATATTTACTCCAGATGGTCGCCCTATTACAAAGGGAATAATATTTAATGAAGGGGATAAGCCGGTAAAACCATGTCCTGTAAATGGTGAAGTCATATTATTTGTCTATGAAGAAAATGGGATTTTTAAAGCTGTAACAAGGGATTAA
- a CDS encoding MotA/TolQ/ExbB proton channel family protein, giving the protein MVTASINDMFDSTMHAVTQCLLTPVLIVLSLFFIYALINMGILLAEYYKRRKHEFDIKQFINQILAVKGRNHDELIKVIEEGKIPKRHKEVLKTLAGSSNVSKDFRESLAIKMVEDEGLWASKKLERTDIIAKISPAIGLMGTLIPLGPGLTALGSGDIQSLAQHLLIAFDAAVLGMAAAAVAFITSKIRRRWYEEDISNLETLVDTILEIS; this is encoded by the coding sequence ATGGTAACAGCTTCCATCAACGATATGTTTGACAGCACAATGCATGCAGTTACCCAGTGTCTCCTGACACCGGTACTGATTGTACTCTCACTTTTCTTTATATATGCTCTGATTAACATGGGCATCCTGCTGGCGGAATATTACAAGCGGAGAAAACATGAATTTGACATTAAACAATTTATAAATCAGATTTTAGCTGTAAAGGGTAGAAATCATGATGAATTAATTAAAGTGATTGAAGAAGGTAAGATTCCAAAGAGGCATAAAGAAGTACTCAAAACTTTAGCAGGGAGTTCAAACGTGAGTAAGGACTTTAGGGAATCTCTGGCCATTAAAATGGTGGAGGATGAAGGTTTATGGGCATCTAAGAAACTGGAGAGGACGGATATAATCGCAAAGATTTCTCCAGCAATTGGTCTTATGGGGACTTTAATTCCATTAGGTCCAGGACTTACAGCTTTAGGTTCTGGGGACATTCAAAGTCTGGCACAGCACCTGTTAATTGCGTTTGATGCAGCAGTACTAGGTATGGCTGCTGCAGCGGTTGCGTTCATTACATCAAAAATAAGGCGCAGGTGGTATGAAGAAGATATTTCAAACCTTGAAACCCTGGTGGACACAATTCTGGAGATTTCCTGA
- a CDS encoding DUF2149 domain-containing protein: MLKKKMMKRRKKILSSDEEIDPMIYAVNMIDCMLVLAVGFLIFTIIFMNSSPQEVSKTVDLKLGKEVNVTSENSSSSSSNGLTQLGTVYKDPKTGKTIMINNT; this comes from the coding sequence ATGTTGAAAAAGAAGATGATGAAACGGCGGAAAAAAATACTCTCTTCAGATGAAGAGATAGACCCTATGATCTACGCTGTAAACATGATAGACTGTATGCTGGTACTAGCAGTTGGGTTCCTTATATTTACCATAATATTCATGAATTCATCACCGCAGGAAGTAAGTAAAACTGTTGACCTTAAATTGGGTAAAGAGGTGAATGTAACTTCTGAAAATTCATCTTCCAGCTCTTCAAATGGTTTAACTCAGTTAGGTACAGTTTATAAGGACCCTAAAACTGGAAAAACGATAATGATAAATAACACGTGA
- a CDS encoding TOBE domain-containing protein, with the protein MKLSARNHIKGTVEKVDEGAIMASVKIKIDAPDTITSIITKESIKDLDIKAGDKVVVIVKSTEVMIGKE; encoded by the coding sequence ATGAAATTAAGTGCAAGGAACCATATTAAAGGAACTGTAGAAAAAGTTGACGAAGGCGCAATTATGGCCAGCGTTAAAATAAAAATTGATGCCCCCGACACAATAACCTCCATAATAACCAAAGAATCCATTAAAGATCTAGATATCAAAGCAGGCGATAAAGTAGTAGTTATCGTTAAATCCACCGAAGTCATGATCGGAAAAGAATAA